The Coffea arabica cultivar ET-39 chromosome 2c, Coffea Arabica ET-39 HiFi, whole genome shotgun sequence genome includes the window ACTGAGTAGAGCTTGCGACCAAGGACCTAGTCTCTTACTAGAGTTGAGCAGTGGTCGTGACTAAGGTCCTAGTCTCTTGCTGGAGCTGAGTGGTGGTTGTTGCCAAACTCTTGACAATTTCCTCCAAAGAATTTCCTGAGCTAGAGGACGAGGGTTGAGCCTTTGGTTGCCACGGTTGTTGGAATCCTGGtggacaattaaaaaatgaattatgtGGCTTGTTACCATAACTAAAATTGGGGTGGTCTCGCCAACCTGGATTGTATGTGCTGGAGTATGGGTCGTACGGTCTTCGAGGCACCGGCACGCCTCCAGCCATGTTCACTTGTTCAGCCCCATCCTCTTGCAACAAAGGGCACGAGTCAGTGGGGTGGCCCACATTTATGCAAATTCCACAAGCCTTTGCTTGATGCATGTTTCCCACAGCTAATTGTCGAACGAAAGATGTCAGCTCCGATATCTGCTGCTGAATGGACGACGTCTCTACTTCATTGACCCTACGGGTAGGGTTACTCTCACGGAAGCCAAACTGTTGAGAATTCTTTGCCATCGACTCAATGAACAGCCATGCTTCTCTCGGGATTTTATTTGCCAGTGCTTCCCCGCTCGCAGCATCTATGATACTCCTGTCTGACGGTTGGAGTCCCTCGTAGAAGTATTGGATCAATAATTGTTCACTAATTTGATACTGTGGGCATCTAGTGCATAACTTATTGAACCTTTCCCAGTAATCATATAGAGATTCTCCAGGATACTGCTTAATACTGCATATCTCTTTTCTTAGACTTGCACCCCGGGATACAGgaaagaattttttaaaaaatttcttcttAACCTGGGCCCATGTGGTGATAGTACCTGCAGGTAGGTAGTATAACCAATCCTTTGCTGCGTCCTTAAGGGAGAAAGGAAATGCCCTGAGTTTAATCTGCTCCTCTGTAATGCCTGGAGGCTTCATACTGGAGCATACCACATCGAACTCTTGGATGTGTTTATGGGGCTCCTCACCTGAGAGGCCATGGAACGTGGGTAAAAGGTGAATTAATCCTGACTTCAGCTCGAATGAGGTGTTTTCAGCCAATGTTGGAAATATGATGCATAAGGGTTACTGGAGCAATTCTGGAGCGGCCAACCCCCTTAGTGTCCTTGCATTCGCCATAAGGGTGTCCTTTTGACCTTGATCACTTAAACTATCACTACTTGAATCTGATGATTCGATCTCTGAATCTAATTCCTGAGAAGCTATGCTAGACTGCTCCTCTCTGAGTTGCCTAGTCTCTTTTCTAGTTCGGCGCGCAGTTTTCTCTACCTCCGGATCAAAAATCAAGTCACCTGTGCGAGAAGAACGAagcataaactagaaaaatgcCAGACAAATCCAAATAAAATAACTTAGAAAGAAacgaaattaatcaaaacacTGCTCCCTGACAACGGCGCAAAAAATTGACAGGTATCGAGCTTgtacaataataattacctactcaagagaaatacagattttgtatatagtagtgagtaggatcgaatccacagggactggagaGAAATTTATTTCTTTCCAAGTCAATAGAATAGAATAGGGGGATAATTAAtgagatgaaaataaaaatgaaataaataaaattcaagagCTAACTCGACAAGTTCTatttactaaaaatagcaattaataaaattctacccaaaggatcaactgctcaggcacggtccaattaaatgatcaccgatgcaaagatatttcatccattcattactaggttggttatagttatcaacaagttctgacaaccagttcttccttacctttttgacagtcaaggtacgaccattgactgcttctctaaccagataacaaccctaggtacaattataggaatttaattacccaattgcattaaaactAGAAGAATCCAACCCTAactaataaacacgctaagagggtttattttacCTAGATCTTACGTTTCCCCAacataaagccaattatggtggttgtcaCTAGGTATcaactaaacgaacaattacggattcaatttaaTTAATGTGACAGtagctattaaattaaatcaaatatcccgtcgttgatattcaattaataaaatatccatgaacaattaattcagaaaacgcacgaatagcaacaaattggaagaaataatgaagattcgattagatctcacagatattatggaccgcgccttcgcgtcaacctttgagtagaggagaaaattagccgctcctcatcctGTCAAGCTCGCATGAGttgattgatttcattcaattaattgCCGAAGAATTGAGGAAGGTGAATTAATTGAAGAAATAACCGAGAAGGCCCTGACTCCACCTTCGTTTTGGAGCCGTAATTACAAAGCAAAAGGCTAACCGAAATTGTCCAGAGCAAGCGTAAAA containing:
- the LOC113723970 gene encoding uncharacterized protein: MKPPGITEEQIKLRAFPFSLKDAAKDWLYYLPAGTITTWAQVKKKFFKKFFPVSRGASLRKEICSIKQYPGESLYDYWERFNKLCTRCPQYQISEQLLIQYFYEGLQPSDRSIIDAASGEALANKIPREAWLFIESMAKNSQQFGFRESNPTRRVNEVETSSIQQQISELTSFVRQLAVGNMHQAKACGICINVGHPTDSCPLLQEDGAEQVNMAGGVPVPRRPYDPYSSTYNPGWRDHPNFSYGNKPHNSFFNCPPGFQQPWQPKAQPSSSSSGNSLEEIVKSLATTTTQLQQETRTLVTTTAQL